In Aciduliprofundum sp. MAR08-339, a single window of DNA contains:
- the secY gene encoding preprotein translocase subunit SecY yields MSEEIPRKKGLALPVIISWIVFAYLYFSIVGWKLLSIQDMWNIVTKQWVSFLIFSLWSVPLFYLGYLVISYNGDKSKLYGLKPVLEYLPMIRKPKGHVQFKHKLMWTFITLLIYFSLTNIYIYGLDKAKTIDLFASFRAIMAGASGSLVHLGIGPIVTASIIMQLFVGAKIFNIDLTNDEDKAIYQSTQKLLVIIMIFVEAIPQVFGYLQPSNTFVKGLNAFAPGYGMFLAQLIIVLQLFFGSYLVFLMDEVVSKWGIGSGISLFIAAGVSEAIFTGIVSWIPPQPNSPLSLNNPPSGTIPKTIYILTHSSAAQLYGGRIESILFAPPNPIIALIGTTIIFLLVAYVQSVKIELPLAHERARGARGRYPIKLMYSSNIPVILTSALLANVAMWSILFWTNPTLSHVPILGHNPWIGAYPTAQQAAEWGIKTTTPIGGIAYYLNRIRGLNYWLLPLINPQAYHYVFTYQTYWMLVGNVVIFTSFMIGMSIIFAKFWIETANMNAKAIAKQIQSSGMQIPGFRRSPAVLEKILNKYIPAVTIFSGAAVGALAAFADLIGTVGNTSGTGVLLTVGILIQLYEAMGREQLMEMHPVIRQFFE; encoded by the coding sequence ATGAGTGAAGAAATACCCCGAAAGAAGGGACTGGCTCTGCCGGTTATAATTTCCTGGATTGTCTTTGCTTACCTTTACTTCTCAATAGTTGGCTGGAAACTGCTGAGCATCCAGGATATGTGGAACATAGTGACCAAACAGTGGGTGAGTTTTCTCATATTCTCTCTTTGGTCAGTCCCTCTGTTCTATTTGGGGTATTTGGTTATTTCATACAACGGCGATAAAAGCAAGTTGTATGGCTTGAAACCTGTGCTGGAATATCTGCCAATGATCCGCAAGCCCAAGGGTCATGTGCAGTTCAAGCATAAATTGATGTGGACGTTCATCACCCTTCTGATTTACTTCTCGCTCACGAATATTTACATCTATGGGCTTGATAAGGCAAAGACAATTGATCTCTTCGCATCTTTTCGAGCCATAATGGCTGGTGCTTCAGGCTCTCTTGTGCATCTTGGTATAGGTCCAATAGTAACGGCGAGCATCATAATGCAGTTGTTTGTGGGAGCAAAAATATTCAACATAGATCTTACCAACGATGAGGATAAGGCCATATATCAGAGCACCCAGAAATTGCTGGTTATAATAATGATCTTCGTGGAGGCAATTCCTCAGGTTTTTGGCTATCTACAGCCTTCCAATACCTTTGTGAAGGGCCTCAATGCCTTTGCCCCAGGATATGGGATGTTCTTGGCCCAGTTAATAATAGTTTTGCAGCTCTTCTTCGGCTCGTACCTTGTCTTTCTTATGGATGAAGTGGTATCAAAATGGGGTATAGGTTCCGGTATATCCCTCTTCATTGCGGCAGGAGTTTCTGAAGCCATATTCACAGGTATTGTTTCTTGGATTCCTCCACAGCCCAACTCTCCCCTTAGCCTCAACAATCCGCCCAGCGGTACTATACCAAAGACAATTTACATACTCACCCATAGCAGTGCAGCCCAGCTTTATGGTGGAAGAATTGAATCCATTCTTTTTGCGCCTCCAAATCCAATAATCGCACTTATAGGAACAACAATAATATTCCTCCTGGTTGCCTACGTGCAGAGTGTTAAAATTGAGTTGCCATTGGCCCATGAACGTGCCAGAGGCGCCAGGGGTAGGTATCCTATCAAGTTGATGTACTCCTCAAACATACCCGTCATATTGACATCGGCTCTACTTGCAAATGTTGCAATGTGGTCCATTCTGTTCTGGACCAATCCCACTTTGAGTCATGTCCCCATCCTGGGACACAATCCATGGATCGGTGCCTACCCAACAGCTCAGCAGGCGGCAGAATGGGGAATAAAAACAACCACTCCAATAGGCGGTATAGCGTATTATCTGAATAGAATCAGGGGTCTCAACTACTGGTTGCTGCCTCTCATCAATCCCCAGGCCTATCACTATGTATTCACATATCAAACCTACTGGATGCTTGTGGGTAATGTGGTAATCTTCACGTCCTTTATGATAGGGATGAGCATCATATTCGCCAAGTTCTGGATTGAAACTGCAAATATGAACGCAAAGGCCATTGCAAAGCAGATTCAATCCAGTGGCATGCAGATCCCTGGATTCAGGAGAAGCCCCGCCGTTCTTGAAAAGATTCTGAATAAGTACATCCCTGCGGTTACCATATTCAGCGGAGCTGCTGTGGGTGCCCTTGCGGCATTTGCTGACTTGATTGGTACAGTGGGTAACACCTCTGGTACAGGTGTTCTGCTTACCGTCGGTATACTGATTCAGCTCTATGAGGCAATGGGCAGGGAGCAGTTGATGGAGATGCATCCTGTGATAAGGCAGTTCTTCGAGTGA
- a CDS encoding adenylate kinase: protein MRVVAAGVPGVGKTSILEEVAKRANYPIVNFGTLMFEMAKEEGLVEHRDQMRKLPIEIQRDLQKRAAERISGMSDVIVDTHFTIKTPSGYFPGLPRWVLEAMNPEMLVVIEASPEEIYGRRMKDATRDRDVEGVDEINEHLQVNRYSAFACSMYTGATVLILKNNDGQLDRAVERFMEALR from the coding sequence ATGAGAGTGGTGGCAGCAGGTGTGCCTGGTGTGGGTAAGACGAGCATACTGGAAGAGGTTGCAAAGAGGGCAAATTATCCTATCGTGAACTTTGGCACACTTATGTTTGAGATGGCAAAGGAAGAGGGATTGGTTGAGCATAGAGACCAGATGCGAAAACTTCCAATAGAGATTCAGAGAGATCTTCAAAAGAGGGCAGCAGAGCGCATATCTGGGATGTCCGATGTTATCGTTGATACTCATTTCACAATAAAAACTCCCTCTGGTTATTTTCCAGGACTCCCCCGATGGGTTCTTGAAGCAATGAATCCTGAGATGCTCGTGGTGATAGAGGCATCTCCTGAGGAAATTTACGGCAGGAGAATGAAGGATGCTACTAGGGATAGGGATGTCGAGGGTGTGGATGAGATAAATGAGCATCTGCAGGTAAATAGATATAGTGCCTTTGCATGCTCCATGTATACTGGTGCCACGGTGTTGATATTGAAAAATAATGATGGTCAACTGGATAGGGCTGTTGAGAGGTTTATGGAGGCCTTGAGATGA
- a CDS encoding DUF106 domain-containing protein: MTESQEPIVPKTQSSMSGMYMMFTFLMLMILFIPSLRYALGNVAGVVLEPLFSFDYMYPLYTFLATGILVTLINTWARHHFTDWINMARIQVKMKAFNKVYREAMQKQDLNKLEKLRKLQTKYMAENMSIQSNSMKATMFTMFIVIAIFTWLWLFLQAKVSYTLIAIPWSNVIELNKVQYLFPNWLLIYSALTMPLSWVVTYIFKFFEFRKRLEKLGVEPVSEAVE, translated from the coding sequence ATGACCGAATCTCAGGAGCCCATTGTGCCAAAAACCCAGTCGAGCATGAGCGGAATGTACATGATGTTTACGTTCCTCATGCTTATGATTCTCTTTATCCCAAGTTTGAGATATGCGCTTGGTAATGTGGCGGGAGTAGTATTGGAACCGCTTTTTTCCTTTGATTACATGTATCCTCTCTATACCTTCCTTGCCACGGGGATTCTGGTAACCCTGATCAACACCTGGGCTCGCCATCATTTCACGGACTGGATAAATATGGCTCGTATCCAGGTAAAAATGAAGGCCTTCAACAAAGTTTACAGAGAGGCCATGCAAAAGCAGGATCTCAACAAACTTGAAAAACTGAGAAAACTCCAAACCAAGTATATGGCGGAAAATATGAGCATTCAGAGCAACAGTATGAAGGCAACGATGTTCACCATGTTCATCGTGATTGCGATATTCACCTGGCTCTGGTTATTTCTCCAGGCGAAGGTAAGTTATACCCTCATAGCCATACCTTGGAGCAATGTTATTGAACTTAACAAGGTCCAGTATCTGTTTCCAAACTGGCTTCTCATATACTCTGCTCTCACGATGCCCCTAAGCTGGGTGGTGACATATATCTTCAAGTTTTTCGAGTTCAGAAAGAGGTTGGAAAAACTTGGTGTCGAGCCCGTCTCTGAGGCGGTGGAATGA
- the cmk gene encoding (d)CMP kinase — protein sequence MRITISGPPGSGKTTVAKVLASRLGYELISGGEIFREMAREMGMDLVEFSRYAEKNWEIDRRLDARLVELSRSKENVVIDSRLSGWLMHINGIPAYKVYVDASLDVRVSRIRKREGGDEESVKRATVLRESSEKKRYLEIYGIDFDDLSIYDLVVNSDSLTPEEIVDMILEGIGYGAHS from the coding sequence ATGAGAATAACCATAAGTGGTCCTCCGGGAAGTGGAAAAACAACAGTTGCAAAGGTTTTGGCGAGTAGATTGGGTTACGAATTGATTTCAGGTGGTGAGATTTTCAGAGAGATGGCAAGGGAAATGGGTATGGATCTTGTTGAATTCAGCAGATATGCAGAGAAAAACTGGGAAATTGATAGGCGCTTGGACGCTAGGCTAGTAGAACTTTCAAGAAGTAAGGAAAATGTGGTCATTGATTCCCGTTTGAGTGGATGGCTCATGCATATCAATGGTATTCCTGCCTACAAGGTATATGTGGACGCCTCTCTTGACGTTCGCGTTTCAAGGATTAGAAAAAGGGAGGGTGGGGATGAGGAATCTGTTAAAAGAGCCACGGTTCTCCGGGAGAGCAGTGAGAAGAAACGGTATTTGGAGATTTATGGCATAGATTTTGATGATTTATCAATTTACGATCTCGTTGTGAATAGCGATTCTCTTACCCCTGAAGAGATAGTGGATATGATTCTGGAGGGGATTGGATATGGAGCGCACAGTTGA
- a CDS encoding RNA-guided pseudouridylation complex pseudouridine synthase subunit Cbf5 codes for MERTVEELLSFGVVVIDKPKGPTSHQVSAWVRDILHVHKTGHAGTLDPKVTGVLPIGIGRATKIINLLHLVPKEYVGVMRFHGDFSEKKLLNVMQEFEGEIYQTPPLRSAVARKLRKRRVYSLEILDTEGRDVLFRARVESGTYIRTLCNDIGEAMCIGAHMEDLRRISTGHFKEEDAHTLQDLLDAYVFWKEEGEEKYIRNIVKLGEEIVSFLPRVVVKDSAVDALAHGAPLYNPGVLRMDEFNKGDYIAVYTDQGELVSVSRALLENDIVAEPSRVIMDPGRYPRKWKGPVG; via the coding sequence ATGGAGCGCACAGTTGAAGAACTTCTAAGTTTTGGAGTTGTTGTTATTGATAAACCTAAGGGACCCACCAGTCATCAGGTAAGCGCGTGGGTTAGAGATATACTTCATGTTCACAAAACTGGTCATGCTGGTACCCTTGATCCAAAGGTTACCGGAGTACTGCCCATTGGTATAGGAAGGGCCACGAAGATAATCAATCTTCTCCATCTGGTACCCAAGGAGTATGTTGGTGTTATGCGTTTTCACGGTGATTTCTCTGAAAAGAAATTGCTCAATGTGATGCAAGAGTTTGAGGGGGAGATATATCAGACCCCTCCATTGCGGTCTGCAGTTGCAAGAAAATTGAGAAAGCGCAGGGTTTACTCTCTTGAGATTCTGGATACTGAGGGTCGTGATGTTCTTTTCAGGGCCAGGGTGGAGTCTGGAACATACATACGAACACTTTGTAACGATATTGGGGAGGCCATGTGCATAGGGGCCCATATGGAGGATCTGAGACGGATCTCCACGGGACATTTTAAGGAAGAGGATGCACATACGCTTCAGGATTTGCTGGATGCATATGTTTTTTGGAAGGAAGAAGGAGAGGAAAAATACATAAGGAATATTGTAAAATTGGGAGAGGAGATTGTATCCTTTCTTCCAAGGGTGGTTGTTAAGGATTCTGCTGTGGATGCACTTGCTCATGGTGCTCCACTTTACAATCCTGGAGTATTGAGGATGGATGAATTTAATAAGGGGGACTACATTGCAGTGTACACGGATCAGGGCGAACTTGTATCAGTTTCAAGGGCGTTGCTGGAAAATGACATTGTGGCTGAACCATCCAGGGTAATAATGGATCCTGGAAGGTATCCCAGAAAATGGAAAGGGCCCGTAGGCTAG
- a CDS encoding aspartate/glutamate racemase family protein produces the protein MKRIGIIGGTTPESTMYYYRNFVEISRKRFEKNFYPEIVIFSLNFKKFRELPDWRKKKEYIMEGIRALENAGAEIIALSANTPHIIFPELQKESRVKMVSIIDAVAEEAKRRNLRKLLLLGTKITMTSEFYILGLINHGLEVLVPNSREIDEVDRVIFEELSFGNTKSKGYLVELIESYRGEIDAAILGCTELPIALHEGDTSVPLLDTARIHVNAIINEALKP, from the coding sequence ATGAAAAGAATAGGCATAATTGGGGGCACCACCCCAGAATCCACAATGTACTACTACAGGAATTTTGTGGAAATTTCAAGGAAAAGATTTGAAAAGAACTTCTACCCAGAAATAGTGATATTCAGTTTGAACTTTAAAAAATTCAGGGAGTTGCCGGACTGGAGAAAGAAAAAAGAGTATATCATGGAGGGAATAAGGGCGCTTGAAAATGCAGGCGCTGAGATCATTGCTCTGTCAGCTAATACGCCGCACATAATATTTCCCGAACTGCAGAAAGAGAGTAGGGTGAAGATGGTAAGCATAATAGATGCGGTGGCAGAGGAGGCAAAGAGAAGAAACCTCAGAAAACTTTTACTTCTGGGCACAAAAATAACGATGACCTCCGAATTTTACATCCTAGGGCTTATAAACCATGGCCTTGAAGTTCTAGTCCCCAATTCCAGGGAGATTGATGAGGTGGACAGAGTAATCTTTGAAGAGCTATCCTTTGGAAACACCAAGAGCAAGGGTTACCTTGTGGAACTCATTGAATCTTACAGGGGCGAGATTGATGCAGCCATACTCGGATGCACAGAATTGCCCATTGCTCTGCACGAGGGAGATACTTCAGTTCCACTCCTGGATACAGCAAGGATCCACGTCAATGCAATCATCAATGAGGCGCTAAAACCTTAA